In a genomic window of Bos mutus isolate GX-2022 chromosome 6, NWIPB_WYAK_1.1, whole genome shotgun sequence:
- the LOC138988276 gene encoding protein kish-A, giving the protein MSAIFNFQSLLTVILLLICTCAYIRSLAPSLLDRNKTGLLGIFWKCARIGERKSPYVAVCCIVMAFSILFIQ; this is encoded by the coding sequence ATGTCTGCCATTTTCAATTTTCAGAGTCTGTTGACTGTAATCTTGCTGCTTATATGTACCTGTGCTTATATCCGATCCTTGGCACCCAGCCTCCTGGACAGAAATAAAACTGGGTTGTTGGGTATATTTTGGAAGTGTGCCAGAATTGGTGAACGGAAGAGTCCGTATGTTGCAGTGTGCTGTATCGTGATGGCCTTCAGCATCCTTTTCATACAGTAG